A section of the Spirochaetota bacterium genome encodes:
- a CDS encoding 50S ribosomal protein L20 — MPRATTGRIHHKRREKILQDVQGFFGARKNLFRTAKDARRRALENSFIDRRRKKREFRSLWITRINAAARLNGMSYSVLIAGLIKAGIEVNRKIMADLAVSDPKAFKQLVDAAKAK, encoded by the coding sequence ATGCCCAGAGCAACCACCGGAAGGATTCACCACAAAAGACGCGAGAAGATATTACAGGATGTTCAGGGATTTTTCGGCGCGCGGAAAAACCTTTTCAGGACCGCGAAGGACGCCCGCAGACGCGCGCTCGAAAACTCGTTCATTGACCGCCGCCGTAAGAAGCGCGAATTCAGGTCGCTCTGGATCACGAGGATCAACGCGGCTGCCCGCCTGAACGGAATGTCCTACAGCGTGCTCATCGCGGGACTCATCAAGGCCGGCATCGAGGTGAACCGCAAGATCATGGCCGACCTGGCCGTAAGCGATCCCAAGGCGTTCAAACAGCTCGTTGATGCGGCAAAGGCGAAATAG
- a CDS encoding cell division protein ZapA — protein sequence METNKIKITIFGHTYNIQGDAAPDYMRELASFVNERMEEVSESVKNGNAVQIAILTALNIADEHFQLKKQRMTSTHLLEQKTHALISMLDEGLIGDIFSRYEPSRREESGFHRHM from the coding sequence ATGGAAACCAACAAGATAAAAATCACGATTTTCGGCCACACCTACAATATCCAGGGGGACGCGGCCCCTGACTACATGCGTGAACTCGCATCGTTCGTGAACGAACGCATGGAAGAGGTTTCCGAAAGCGTAAAAAACGGCAACGCGGTGCAGATCGCGATCCTCACGGCTCTCAATATTGCCGACGAGCACTTCCAGCTGAAAAAGCAGAGGATGACCTCCACACACCTCCTGGAACAGAAAACCCATGCGCTTATCTCCATGCTCGACGAAGGCCTTATCGGCGATATTTTCTCCCGGTACGAGCCTTCCCGCAGGGAGGAGAGCGGGTTTCATCGGCACATGTGA
- a CDS encoding RNA polymerase sigma factor: MDSDLKQLSDEDLVRVFKEGRRKAFDELYGRYAARLKRLIYYYLGNAEESSDVLHDVFLRVFMHINSFKTDMVFSSWIYKIAVNCSKNFKRKYRYEVMLGDSDQLIAEGVASEDSPEEQFLKQEDMKALYEAVGSLKDKFREVFLLRFDHGLQYGQISAILNCPERTAKWRMQKAVEKIVDRLKDEKIV, from the coding sequence ATGGATAGCGATCTGAAACAGCTCAGTGATGAGGACCTGGTCAGGGTTTTCAAAGAGGGCCGGAGGAAGGCTTTCGATGAGTTGTACGGACGATACGCGGCCCGGCTGAAAAGACTCATTTACTATTATTTGGGCAATGCGGAGGAGTCGAGCGATGTGCTCCATGATGTCTTCCTTAGGGTATTCATGCACATCAATTCGTTCAAGACCGATATGGTCTTCTCCTCCTGGATATACAAGATCGCCGTCAACTGCAGCAAGAACTTCAAGCGAAAGTACCGCTACGAGGTGATGCTGGGGGACAGCGATCAGCTGATAGCCGAGGGGGTGGCCTCGGAAGATTCTCCCGAGGAGCAGTTCCTCAAGCAGGAGGATATGAAGGCGCTCTATGAAGCAGTAGGTTCCCTCAAGGACAAGTTCCGGGAAGTCTTCCTGCTCCGCTTCGACCACGGGCTCCAGTATGGCCAGATCTCGGCGATACTGAACTGCCCGGAACGCACCGCCAAATGGAGGATGCAGAAAGCGGTGGAGAAGATCGTTGACAGGCTGAAGGACGAGAAGATCGTTTAG
- a CDS encoding PEGA domain-containing protein yields the protein MVVRDSLPVVVWCCFHCGQRVFWNRRKWNYPPEEIVYKDGIKHPGGHKMKKLSIVLVSALLAFPFSCAKKEVPQVLAQVTFIVGEAFQLKNNDWAPLQMGGSLRENDRIKTAPEASVDIQIGESLVRVKESSEVTLARMYKNSETGLEENTLDLAVGTLLAKPKKLAKGDSFSVKTPTAVAGVRGTMFVVEADPARDTTIKVMDGKVQVAKRIPALESIQDSTVKDSEVIKKLEEQVEKSAVTVTENKECKVEAKAVDETNKKVEKIVDKVEKVEKAQVTEEKKTEMKKELQQEFQQAETAKVIEEVASQKSIKTAEIKETPANKELKKEFETIKVAEPVKPVVVEQKVVKSELRLKANPGNASIFVNGEMAGTGEIKMELKPGTYTVKIQAEGYQDAQYEYEIKSGETLEKLVALQRPLPLNRLRWNLDVRETVTSVIYWGMDVISATNKGMLAAINRVTAVKRWERDMGSPISSGIIADGNVLYFATADENLHAVATYDGQVLWTQKLEGAIINNMVPVVTPLEVLAATARGNVYSINKYGAVNWTSKLDAGVYETPMLANGTLFVSGADGMLYALNAANGRQNWAADMGSKFKFVFANNVIYAVSYYGAVSGLSAVNGSVLWKKEAGESVAVQPLVLYDRIIVAGVKGRVAAFALANGAPLYVSELGAQVRNNMTYTDEAIYVSADKTLYALDRDGRVQWNYATQARINTAASITGNEIYLGLDSGQIISFNRFLVR from the coding sequence ATGGTCGTTCGTGATTCCCTCCCCGTCGTCGTCTGGTGTTGCTTTCACTGCGGACAACGTGTATTTTGGAACCGAAGGAAATGGAATTATCCGCCTGAGGAGATAGTATATAAAGATGGCATCAAGCATCCAGGAGGTCACAAGATGAAGAAATTGAGCATAGTGCTGGTTAGCGCACTTCTCGCGTTCCCGTTCTCCTGCGCGAAAAAAGAGGTCCCCCAGGTCCTTGCGCAGGTGACATTCATAGTCGGGGAGGCGTTCCAGCTTAAAAACAACGACTGGGCGCCGCTGCAGATGGGCGGATCGCTCAGGGAAAACGACCGGATCAAAACCGCGCCCGAGGCCTCCGTCGACATTCAGATCGGGGAGAGCCTCGTCAGGGTGAAGGAGTCAAGCGAGGTAACGCTCGCCAGGATGTATAAAAACTCGGAAACCGGCCTGGAGGAAAACACGCTCGACCTGGCCGTGGGCACGCTCCTCGCCAAACCCAAGAAGCTCGCCAAGGGAGACAGTTTCTCGGTGAAGACCCCGACCGCGGTCGCGGGCGTGAGGGGCACCATGTTCGTCGTAGAGGCGGACCCGGCCAGGGACACCACGATCAAGGTGATGGACGGGAAGGTGCAGGTGGCAAAGCGCATTCCCGCACTTGAGAGCATCCAGGATTCCACGGTAAAAGACTCCGAGGTGATCAAAAAGCTCGAAGAGCAGGTGGAGAAGAGCGCGGTTACGGTGACCGAGAACAAGGAGTGCAAGGTCGAGGCGAAGGCCGTCGACGAGACCAATAAGAAGGTCGAGAAGATCGTCGATAAGGTCGAGAAGGTGGAGAAAGCCCAGGTCACCGAAGAGAAAAAGACCGAGATGAAGAAGGAGCTCCAGCAGGAATTCCAGCAGGCCGAAACCGCGAAGGTGATCGAAGAGGTGGCTTCCCAGAAGTCCATTAAGACCGCCGAGATAAAGGAGACACCGGCGAACAAGGAGCTTAAAAAAGAGTTCGAGACGATCAAGGTCGCGGAGCCTGTCAAGCCGGTGGTTGTCGAACAGAAGGTCGTCAAATCCGAACTCAGGCTCAAGGCCAATCCGGGGAACGCGTCTATTTTCGTGAACGGCGAGATGGCGGGGACTGGCGAGATTAAAATGGAGCTCAAGCCGGGAACCTACACGGTGAAAATCCAGGCGGAAGGTTACCAGGACGCGCAGTATGAGTACGAAATCAAATCCGGCGAAACGCTCGAAAAGCTGGTGGCATTACAGCGTCCGCTGCCGCTCAACCGGCTGCGCTGGAACCTTGACGTTCGCGAGACGGTGACCAGCGTAATCTACTGGGGCATGGACGTTATCAGCGCGACGAACAAGGGGATGCTCGCGGCAATCAACCGCGTCACCGCGGTCAAGCGCTGGGAGCGTGACATGGGCAGCCCCATCTCCTCGGGCATTATCGCCGACGGCAATGTGCTTTATTTCGCGACCGCCGACGAGAACCTGCACGCGGTCGCCACGTACGACGGACAGGTGCTGTGGACGCAAAAGCTCGAGGGCGCGATAATCAACAACATGGTGCCGGTCGTCACCCCGTTAGAGGTGCTCGCGGCCACCGCGCGGGGCAACGTCTATTCGATAAACAAGTACGGGGCGGTCAACTGGACGAGCAAACTCGACGCGGGCGTGTATGAAACGCCCATGCTCGCGAACGGGACGCTCTTCGTGTCCGGGGCCGACGGCATGCTGTACGCCTTGAACGCCGCGAACGGCCGCCAGAACTGGGCCGCCGACATGGGAAGCAAGTTCAAGTTCGTGTTTGCCAATAACGTCATCTACGCGGTGAGCTATTACGGGGCCGTGTCCGGCCTGAGCGCGGTGAACGGCTCGGTGCTGTGGAAAAAGGAGGCTGGGGAATCGGTGGCGGTCCAGCCGCTGGTGCTCTACGACCGGATTATCGTTGCCGGGGTCAAGGGCCGGGTGGCGGCATTCGCGCTCGCGAACGGGGCCCCGCTCTATGTCAGCGAGTTGGGCGCCCAGGTCCGCAACAATATGACGTATACGGACGAGGCGATTTACGTATCGGCGGATAAGACGCTCTACGCGCTGGATCGCGACGGGCGCGTGCAATGGAACTACGCGACGCAGGCGCGGATAAACACGGCGGCGAGCATCACGGGAAACGAGATTTATCTGGGCCTTGACAGCGGCCAGATAATTTCCTTCAACCGCTTCCTGGTGCGGTAG
- a CDS encoding 2-hydroxyglutaryl-CoA dehydratase, with translation MFVGIDIGSISAKMAVAGARGDILYADYRFHRGNPAACLSDMLARARESGHRSCRALCTTGSGRTYAGALLDADIVRNEITATWIAAARVEPAVRTIIEIGGQDSKLITLENGGIRDFRLNSVCAAGTGSFIEQQSARLGLTPDGLSDRAMGARENPARFTGRCTVFVETEMINLQQRGYGVESIAAGLFDAVVENYLNDLSPGVRIAPPVLFCGGVSQLEAVKRAFEARLSLEVRVPPANTIMAAYGAALLASEWSGIETPGPGRGLSVRIDQEGIPRPESCTRTDCLECGNCMPGKSDRL, from the coding sequence ATGTTCGTGGGGATCGATATAGGCTCTATCAGCGCGAAGATGGCGGTGGCCGGCGCCCGGGGGGATATCCTCTATGCCGACTACCGCTTCCACCGCGGAAACCCGGCGGCCTGCCTGTCCGATATGCTTGCGCGCGCGAGAGAGAGCGGTCACCGCTCATGCAGGGCCCTCTGCACCACGGGCTCCGGGCGGACCTATGCGGGCGCGCTCCTGGACGCCGACATTGTCAGGAATGAGATTACCGCGACCTGGATTGCCGCTGCCCGTGTCGAGCCGGCCGTACGCACGATAATCGAGATCGGGGGGCAGGATTCCAAGCTTATTACCCTCGAAAACGGCGGTATCCGGGATTTCAGGCTCAACTCGGTATGCGCCGCCGGAACCGGCTCGTTCATCGAACAACAGTCCGCGCGCCTGGGTTTGACGCCGGACGGGCTCTCGGACCGCGCGATGGGGGCACGCGAAAATCCCGCGCGCTTCACCGGGAGATGCACCGTTTTCGTGGAAACCGAGATGATTAATCTCCAGCAGCGCGGTTACGGCGTGGAATCCATCGCCGCGGGCCTTTTCGACGCGGTTGTGGAGAATTACCTGAACGACCTGTCGCCCGGCGTGCGGATCGCGCCCCCCGTGCTCTTTTGCGGAGGCGTATCGCAGCTTGAAGCGGTGAAACGCGCGTTCGAGGCCCGGCTGTCCCTGGAGGTCCGGGTCCCGCCCGCGAATACCATCATGGCGGCGTACGGGGCCGCCCTCCTGGCTTCCGAATGGAGCGGGATCGAGACGCCGGGTCCCGGGCGCGGGCTTTCCGTACGCATCGATCAGGAGGGCATACCGCGCCCGGAATCGTGCACCCGCACGGACTGCCTTGAATGCGGGAACTGCATGCCGGGAAAATCGGACCGCCTTTAA
- a CDS encoding purine-binding chemotaxis protein CheW codes for MSEDVENKDTDQVEGDIVQLVSFLLDEMEYGIDILKVHEIIRMPEITRLPNTPDFIKGVINLRGSVIPVVDVRERFGFSRVEVTDLTRIIVIEIGEKLVGLLVDNVYQVVRLPLSHIEQPSELIEGISEEFIEGIGRLRNRLIIILKLDSMLFSKAEREEEAIA; via the coding sequence ATGAGTGAGGACGTGGAGAACAAGGATACCGACCAGGTGGAGGGCGACATCGTCCAGTTGGTGAGCTTCCTTCTCGACGAAATGGAGTACGGGATCGATATTCTCAAGGTTCATGAGATCATCCGCATGCCGGAGATCACACGGCTCCCGAACACGCCGGATTTTATCAAGGGTGTGATCAACCTTCGCGGCAGCGTGATCCCCGTGGTTGACGTGCGCGAACGCTTCGGGTTTTCAAGGGTGGAGGTGACCGATCTGACGAGGATCATCGTGATCGAGATCGGCGAAAAACTCGTGGGCCTTCTTGTAGACAATGTCTACCAGGTGGTACGGCTTCCCCTCAGCCACATCGAGCAGCCGTCCGAGCTCATCGAGGGAATTTCCGAGGAGTTTATCGAGGGGATCGGACGATTGAGGAACAGGCTCATCATCATTCTCAAGCTGGACAGCATGCTTTTCTCGAAGGCCGAGCGCGAAGAGGAAGCGATCGCCTGA
- a CDS encoding chemotaxis response regulator protein-glutamate methylesterase: MGEKIKVLVVDDSALVRKIISDVLQRDPEIEVVGTANNGKSAVIKNETLNPDVITMDIEMPIMDGLEALREIITTKPKPVIMMSVLTQYGAEATFKALEYGAVDFIPKPSTSLSLTVDDIAELLISKVKSVWRSKIAPHPGHPALARHDPSTPRTELHLAPLPAPPGKSDKIVAIGTSTGGPSALLSIFQRLPEKMPSAVLVVQHMPEGFTKAFAERLDNNSHLKVKEAEEGDRVLPGCGYIAPGHSHMRVESAGGAHILRVFQSDKVNGHRPSIDVLFDSVADAFGRNSVGVIMTGMGRDGADGLLRIKTKGGFTLAQNEETSVVYGMNRVAVQIGAVADIVPLVEIPGKIVEHL; this comes from the coding sequence ATGGGAGAAAAGATCAAGGTACTGGTCGTTGACGATTCCGCCCTGGTTCGAAAGATAATCAGCGACGTGCTGCAGCGCGACCCGGAAATTGAAGTGGTGGGTACCGCCAACAACGGGAAGAGCGCGGTCATCAAGAACGAAACGCTGAACCCGGACGTCATCACGATGGACATCGAGATGCCCATCATGGACGGCCTGGAGGCTTTGCGAGAAATCATCACGACAAAGCCCAAGCCGGTAATAATGATGAGCGTGCTCACCCAGTACGGCGCCGAGGCCACGTTCAAGGCGCTGGAATATGGCGCGGTGGATTTCATTCCCAAACCCTCCACATCGCTTTCACTTACGGTCGATGATATCGCGGAGCTTCTCATTTCCAAGGTGAAATCGGTATGGCGCTCGAAGATTGCGCCCCATCCCGGACACCCGGCGCTGGCGCGCCACGACCCTTCAACCCCCAGGACGGAACTGCACCTCGCACCCCTGCCCGCACCTCCCGGAAAGTCCGACAAGATCGTCGCGATCGGTACATCCACGGGCGGCCCCTCGGCGCTGCTCAGCATATTCCAGCGATTGCCGGAAAAAATGCCGAGCGCGGTTCTGGTCGTTCAGCATATGCCCGAAGGATTCACCAAGGCGTTCGCGGAGCGCCTTGACAACAACTCTCATCTCAAGGTGAAAGAAGCCGAGGAGGGAGACCGCGTCCTGCCGGGATGCGGCTATATCGCCCCCGGGCACTCCCACATGCGCGTCGAATCCGCGGGGGGTGCGCATATCCTGCGCGTATTCCAGTCGGACAAGGTGAACGGCCACAGGCCGTCCATTGACGTGCTTTTTGATTCGGTCGCCGATGCCTTCGGCCGGAACTCGGTGGGGGTAATCATGACGGGCATGGGAAGGGACGGCGCGGACGGCCTGCTCAGGATCAAGACGAAGGGCGGCTTCACCCTTGCACAGAATGAGGAGACCTCGGTCGTATACGGGATGAACAGGGTGGCGGTACAGATAGGAGCGGTGGCCGATATCGTTCCCCTGGTCGAGATACCCGGCAAAATAGTTGAACATTTATAG
- a CDS encoding response regulator, producing MATILIVDDAKFMRTLVKDALVPLGHEVIGEAENGNQAVELYKKLKPDLVTMDITMREKDGIQAAEEILVLDQKARIIMVTALGQENLLTKAIKIGVKDFVVKPFPPERLQKAAEKALA from the coding sequence ATGGCGACGATCCTGATAGTTGATGATGCGAAATTCATGCGGACCCTGGTAAAGGACGCTCTCGTACCCCTTGGCCATGAGGTGATAGGGGAAGCGGAGAACGGCAATCAGGCCGTGGAGCTCTATAAGAAGCTTAAGCCCGATCTGGTCACCATGGATATCACCATGAGGGAGAAAGACGGCATTCAGGCCGCAGAGGAGATACTGGTGCTCGACCAGAAGGCCCGGATAATCATGGTTACCGCCCTGGGCCAGGAGAACCTGCTCACGAAGGCCATTAAAATCGGCGTAAAGGATTTTGTCGTGAAGCCATTCCCGCCGGAAAGACTTCAAAAGGCGGCGGAGAAAGCCCTCGCCTGA
- a CDS encoding ribulose phosphate epimerase: MSEHTEEIEVTQEDAPGGGYVIHVENFDGPLDLLWSLIKKAKIDITEISISGITEQYIEYLKLMEKLNIQVAADFIVMASELLYYKSKALLPGGDLEDEYFVPPLPPELIQKLLEYKKYQTASRELRTHFEMQADSYVRENELKGMFREEELIEVSLFDLLSAFADIMDSRGEIEQKEIVFDEILVSDRIIFIMDMLRKSEQILFLDIFPDRPSRGEIVATFLAILEMAKTARIRVMQHRVFGDIRIVRNFDPAAEDRLAEDKTE; encoded by the coding sequence ATGAGTGAACATACCGAAGAAATCGAGGTGACACAGGAAGACGCCCCCGGCGGGGGATATGTCATCCACGTGGAGAATTTCGATGGGCCGCTGGACCTGCTCTGGAGCCTCATTAAAAAGGCGAAGATCGACATCACCGAGATTTCAATATCCGGCATAACCGAGCAATATATTGAATACCTCAAGCTCATGGAGAAGCTGAACATACAGGTCGCGGCCGATTTTATCGTCATGGCCTCCGAGCTCCTCTATTACAAGTCCAAGGCCCTGCTCCCGGGGGGCGACCTGGAGGACGAATACTTTGTCCCGCCCCTGCCTCCGGAACTTATCCAGAAACTGCTCGAATACAAGAAATACCAGACCGCGTCGCGGGAACTGCGCACACATTTCGAGATGCAGGCCGATTCCTACGTGCGGGAAAACGAGCTCAAGGGCATGTTCCGGGAAGAAGAACTGATCGAGGTTTCCCTTTTCGATCTCCTGAGCGCATTCGCGGATATCATGGATTCGCGGGGCGAAATTGAGCAGAAAGAAATTGTATTTGACGAAATACTCGTCAGCGACAGGATTATATTCATCATGGACATGCTTCGGAAGAGCGAACAGATACTCTTCCTCGATATATTTCCCGACAGGCCAAGCCGCGGCGAGATCGTGGCAACCTTCCTTGCGATACTGGAAATGGCGAAGACCGCGCGTATCCGGGTGATGCAGCACCGGGTGTTCGGTGACATCCGAATTGTAAGGAATTTTGATCCCGCGGCGGAAGACCGGCTCGCAGAAGATAAAACAGAATGA
- the scpB gene encoding SMC-Scp complex subunit ScpB: protein MHGLFEAVLFLSNDPLPLSFFVKNLGVDSTHAKIILDSLVDEFEDRHGGLKLVQISNGYQFVTDSRYAEKLRRIMGFTRKEGLSKGMLETLSIIAYKQPVVMAEIEELRGVSSRMMVANLMKRNLIKPVGRKELPGRPLAYGTTDEFLRYFGLNKLSDLPRLSEIKEFSFESEE, encoded by the coding sequence ATGCACGGGCTCTTCGAGGCGGTCCTGTTCCTTTCCAACGACCCCCTGCCGCTTTCGTTTTTTGTGAAAAACCTGGGGGTCGATTCCACCCATGCCAAGATAATCCTTGATTCCCTGGTCGACGAATTCGAGGATCGTCACGGCGGACTGAAGCTCGTCCAGATTTCGAACGGGTACCAGTTCGTCACGGATAGCCGTTATGCGGAAAAGCTCCGCCGGATAATGGGCTTTACCAGGAAAGAGGGTCTTTCCAAGGGCATGCTCGAGACGTTGTCCATCATCGCCTACAAGCAGCCGGTGGTGATGGCGGAGATCGAGGAGCTCAGGGGGGTCTCGTCCCGAATGATGGTCGCAAATTTGATGAAGAGGAACCTGATCAAGCCGGTGGGCCGGAAAGAGCTGCCCGGACGGCCGCTCGCCTACGGGACGACCGACGAGTTTCTCCGTTACTTCGGGCTCAACAAGCTCTCCGACCTTCCGCGTCTCTCGGAAATCAAAGAATTCTCGTTCGAAAGCGAGGAGTAA
- the pheA gene encoding prephenate dehydratase: MSDGYDDLDKQIIDLISRRFAAYIEELKRTGADASQLFAPADRGRLFEMIESMNKGPLSSELFKRIYTELLTHASDLVKPVTIAYLGPAGTFTHLALRDIFGETAQAIPMKTIHDVFTEVETGRVTCGVVPVENSTEGAVTYTLDELLDTDLKIVAEKSLRISYSLASVAKDMKSIKKLYSHPQSFGQCKEWIRKNLPNAELHHVNSNALAAETASWDKLSGAITSEVSAEINRLNVLATGIEDSKQNHTRFLVIGRTDNPPTGRDKTSIVCALKDKPGALYNMLQPFSDAGINMTKIESRPDKKKMWEYNFFIDFIGHRNSKDVVKVIEQMRDDLIFLKILGSYPIEN; the protein is encoded by the coding sequence ATGAGCGACGGATACGACGATCTTGACAAACAAATCATTGACCTCATATCGCGGCGTTTCGCCGCGTACATCGAGGAGTTGAAGCGGACCGGTGCCGATGCCTCCCAGCTTTTCGCGCCCGCCGACAGGGGCAGGCTTTTCGAAATGATCGAATCGATGAACAAGGGACCTCTCTCGAGCGAGCTGTTCAAGCGCATCTACACGGAGCTCCTGACGCACGCCTCCGACCTCGTGAAGCCGGTGACAATCGCCTATCTTGGACCCGCAGGGACCTTCACCCACCTGGCCCTGCGCGATATTTTCGGCGAAACGGCACAGGCGATTCCCATGAAGACGATACACGACGTCTTCACCGAGGTGGAGACGGGTCGCGTCACCTGCGGCGTCGTGCCCGTCGAAAACAGCACCGAGGGCGCGGTAACCTATACCCTGGACGAGCTGCTCGATACCGACTTGAAAATAGTCGCGGAAAAATCCCTTCGGATTTCGTACAGCCTGGCCTCGGTGGCCAAAGACATGAAGTCGATCAAGAAGCTTTATTCCCATCCGCAGTCGTTCGGCCAGTGCAAGGAGTGGATCAGGAAAAACCTTCCAAACGCGGAATTGCATCACGTGAACTCGAACGCACTGGCGGCGGAAACCGCTTCATGGGACAAGCTTTCCGGGGCGATTACCTCCGAGGTGAGCGCGGAAATCAACAGGCTGAACGTGCTTGCGACCGGCATCGAGGATTCGAAGCAGAATCACACGCGCTTCCTGGTGATCGGAAGGACCGACAATCCCCCCACGGGAAGAGACAAGACCTCCATCGTGTGCGCCCTCAAGGACAAGCCGGGGGCGCTCTACAACATGTTACAGCCCTTCAGCGATGCGGGGATTAATATGACGAAGATCGAATCCCGGCCGGACAAGAAAAAGATGTGGGAGTACAATTTTTTCATTGACTTCATCGGTCACAGGAATAGTAAGGACGTCGTTAAAGTTATCGAACAAATGAGGGATGACCTTATATTCCTTAAGATTCTTGGGTCATATCCGATCGAAAACTAG
- the aroF gene encoding 3-deoxy-7-phosphoheptulonate synthase: MLIVLKPNVSQEEVDHIVDKIKSLKLQPHVSQGVHRTIITVIGDEDVLREQPLEALAGVESVKSILKPFKLVSRETHPDRTVIRVDDVEIGGNKIVVMAGPCSVEGEKAVIEHAMMVKKAGASIFRAGAYKPRTSPYSFQGFGVEGLKFLAKAKRETGLPIVTEVMDPRDVGVVAEHADILQIGTRNMQNYNLLKEVGKIDKPVLLKRGMSATVNEFLMSAEYILSNGNKKVVLCPRGIRTFEDITRNTLDAGVVPIIKDLSHLPVVCDPSHAMGIKDYVPAAGRAFIAAGADGLILEAHPNPEDAHSDGQQTIDFKTLVDLIAGLKKLAQALDRDIY; encoded by the coding sequence ATGCTCATTGTACTCAAGCCGAACGTTTCCCAGGAAGAAGTCGACCATATAGTCGATAAAATCAAGTCGCTCAAGCTTCAGCCTCATGTGTCGCAAGGTGTTCATCGGACCATCATCACGGTGATCGGGGACGAGGATGTCCTCCGCGAACAGCCCCTTGAGGCCCTGGCGGGCGTCGAATCCGTAAAATCCATCCTGAAGCCGTTCAAGCTCGTCAGTCGCGAAACGCACCCGGACCGCACCGTGATCAGGGTGGACGACGTCGAAATAGGCGGGAATAAAATTGTGGTGATGGCGGGGCCCTGCTCGGTCGAGGGCGAGAAGGCGGTTATCGAACATGCGATGATGGTAAAGAAGGCGGGGGCGAGCATCTTCCGTGCCGGCGCGTACAAGCCAAGGACCTCACCGTATTCATTCCAGGGTTTCGGCGTCGAGGGGCTTAAATTTCTTGCGAAGGCGAAACGGGAAACGGGCCTTCCGATCGTGACCGAGGTTATGGATCCGCGCGACGTCGGCGTGGTCGCCGAGCACGCCGACATTTTGCAGATAGGCACGCGAAATATGCAGAACTACAACCTGCTAAAAGAGGTCGGCAAGATCGACAAGCCGGTGCTCCTGAAGCGGGGCATGAGCGCAACCGTCAATGAATTCCTGATGTCCGCGGAATATATTCTGTCCAACGGGAATAAAAAGGTCGTTCTCTGCCCGCGCGGCATACGGACTTTCGAAGATATTACGCGCAACACCCTCGATGCGGGGGTCGTGCCTATCATCAAGGACCTGAGCCATCTCCCGGTGGTGTGCGATCCGAGTCACGCGATGGGCATCAAGGATTACGTACCCGCCGCGGGGCGGGCCTTCATCGCCGCGGGCGCCGACGGCCTTATCCTGGAGGCGCACCCCAATCCCGAAGATGCGCATTCGGACGGCCAGCAGACAATCGATTTCAAGACCCTTGTTGACCTTATAGCCGGACTCAAGAAACTTGCACAGGCGCTCGATCGGGATATTTATTGA
- a CDS encoding prephenate dehydrogenase, with product MFSRIAVFGLGLLGGSICRGLRSISHQGEIIAFARDPGKLGDALRGRVIDRVISMEAARLDGIDLLIICTPVFHSIELLNTILNDSGLGATSLVIDVGSVKSPIVEAALANPRADRFVGCHPMAGSERTGYGASRHDLYNQAPVIITPHARNARGDIEKVAGFWRSLGAVVVEAEASFHDSVVARTSHLPHLLACSAMHAIGGLAESMGPGLTNFMGNGFRDVTRIAAGSPEMWADIFAANGTNIAAAARDTIKIIEDVIARIEANGDPRMIADFFDRARELRKGI from the coding sequence ATGTTTTCCCGAATCGCGGTCTTCGGACTGGGTTTGCTTGGCGGATCGATCTGCCGGGGTCTCAGAAGCATATCGCACCAGGGCGAAATCATCGCATTCGCGCGCGATCCCGGAAAGCTCGGAGACGCGCTGCGCGGGCGCGTCATCGACAGGGTGATCTCGATGGAGGCCGCGCGCCTCGATGGGATCGATCTCCTCATTATCTGCACCCCGGTATTTCACTCGATCGAATTGTTAAACACCATCCTGAATGACAGCGGGCTCGGTGCGACCTCGCTGGTGATCGACGTGGGGAGCGTCAAGTCGCCCATCGTCGAAGCGGCCCTGGCCAACCCAAGGGCCGACAGGTTTGTCGGGTGTCACCCGATGGCGGGTTCGGAAAGGACGGGATACGGGGCGAGCAGGCACGACTTGTATAACCAGGCACCGGTGATAATCACCCCGCACGCACGCAATGCGCGGGGGGATATAGAAAAGGTGGCCGGGTTCTGGCGGTCTCTCGGGGCCGTGGTGGTCGAGGCGGAGGCATCGTTTCATGACAGCGTCGTTGCCCGAACCAGCCACCTGCCCCATCTCCTGGCTTGTTCCGCAATGCATGCCATCGGGGGACTGGCGGAATCAATGGGGCCCGGCCTGACTAATTTCATGGGAAACGGCTTCCGCGACGTTACACGGATCGCGGCCGGTTCCCCCGAGATGTGGGCGGATATCTTCGCGGCAAATGGTACGAATATCGCGGCCGCTGCCCGGGACACTATCAAGATTATCGAGGACGTAATCGCCCGTATCGAAGCGAACGGGGACCCGCGGATGATTGCGGATTTTTTCGACCGCGCGCGGGAGCTTAGGAAGGGAATTTAG